In Mycolicibacterium mucogenicum DSM 44124, the following are encoded in one genomic region:
- the eccB gene encoding type VII secretion protein EccB, with protein MADFRLTTKVQVSGWRFLLRRVEHAIVRRDTRMFDDPLQFYSRSVSAGIVVAVIVCLGAAMLAYFKPQGKRGGDSLLVDRSTNQLYVVMPGGSGQIRPVYNLTSARLVLGHTGEPQVVKPAELAKMPKGQPIGIPGAPYATPINGTSGTWSVCDTVTKPESVTPTVETSVLVEPVVLSGGVAPIRPDQGVLVKYQDKTWLITKDGRHAIDLADRALTSAVGIPVGSKSAPISSGLFNALPNVGPWALAPIPAAGAPNSVGLPPNLVNGTVFQTVTDNSKQQYVVLPDGVAKVNDTTAAALRATNSYGLISPPSVESSVVAKIPEQTYTSPLPAKPMTMLLPQDDPTVCWAWQREAGDQGAKTTVIVGRHLPIPPSSMGNGIKQISGDATVYIDGGQFIRLQSPDPRYGEAQYYVDAQGVRYGIANDDTAKALGLSGAVTAPWQVVGLLMEGPVLSKEAALLEHDTLPADPKPRKVGGGNEAAAPPHPGGAS; from the coding sequence ATGGCTGATTTCCGGCTCACCACCAAGGTTCAGGTCAGCGGTTGGCGCTTCCTGCTCCGTCGCGTCGAGCACGCCATCGTGCGGCGCGACACCCGCATGTTCGACGACCCGCTGCAGTTCTACAGCCGGTCGGTGTCGGCAGGCATCGTCGTCGCGGTCATCGTCTGCCTCGGTGCCGCGATGCTGGCGTACTTCAAACCGCAAGGCAAGCGGGGTGGCGACTCGCTGCTCGTCGACCGCAGCACCAACCAGCTGTACGTGGTGATGCCCGGGGGTTCTGGGCAGATCCGTCCGGTCTACAACCTGACATCGGCGCGGCTGGTTCTCGGCCACACCGGTGAGCCGCAGGTCGTCAAGCCTGCGGAACTCGCCAAGATGCCCAAGGGCCAACCCATCGGCATCCCCGGTGCGCCCTATGCGACGCCGATCAACGGCACGTCGGGCACCTGGTCGGTGTGTGACACCGTCACCAAGCCCGAGAGCGTCACCCCGACCGTCGAAACCTCGGTGCTGGTCGAGCCGGTGGTCCTCAGTGGCGGCGTCGCGCCCATCCGCCCGGATCAGGGCGTGCTGGTCAAGTACCAGGACAAGACCTGGCTCATCACCAAGGACGGTCGGCATGCGATCGACCTGGCCGACCGCGCGCTGACCTCCGCCGTGGGAATTCCGGTCGGATCGAAGTCGGCGCCCATCTCGTCCGGCCTGTTCAACGCACTGCCGAACGTCGGCCCCTGGGCACTGGCCCCGATCCCGGCCGCGGGCGCGCCAAACAGCGTCGGCCTGCCGCCGAATCTGGTCAACGGCACGGTGTTCCAGACGGTCACCGACAACAGTAAGCAGCAGTACGTGGTGCTGCCCGACGGCGTCGCGAAGGTCAACGACACCACGGCGGCCGCACTGCGCGCCACGAACTCCTACGGGCTGATCTCGCCGCCGTCGGTGGAATCCAGCGTCGTCGCCAAGATCCCCGAGCAGACCTACACCTCACCTCTGCCGGCGAAGCCCATGACCATGCTGTTGCCGCAGGACGATCCGACGGTGTGCTGGGCATGGCAGCGCGAAGCCGGCGACCAGGGTGCCAAGACCACAGTGATCGTCGGTCGGCACCTGCCGATCCCGCCGAGCTCGATGGGCAACGGCATCAAGCAGATCAGCGGCGACGCCACCGTCTACATCGACGGCGGCCAGTTCATCCGGCTGCAGTCCCCGGACCCGCGGTACGGCGAGGCCCAGTACTACGTCGACGCCCAGGGCGTCCGGTATGGGATAGCCAACGACGACACCGCGAAGGCCCTCGGGCTCAGCGGCGCCGTCACGGCGCCGTGGCAGGTGGTCGGTCTGCTGATGGAAGGGCCGGTGCTGTCGAAGGAGGCGGCGCTGCTCGAGCACGACACGCTGCCGGCGGATCCGAAACCGCGGAAGGTGGGCGGCGGCAACGAGGCCGCGGCTCCGCCGCATCCGGGAGGTGCGTCATGA
- the eccCa gene encoding type VII secretion protein EccCa, which translates to MTTKKFTPSMKRGPRLTPGEINVTPPDDLGIEIPASGMQKAMPYVMGGGMLGMIAIMIFTGVRQLSPYMLMMPLMMIMGTVGYMASGGGGGKKVPEINEDRKEYLRYLAGLRTRVTSSADAQVTFFSYHAPHPEDLLSIVGTQRQWSRSVSGNNADFFMGARIGIGAQAAVDRLLKPNIGSDLAGPMAAPQAHLEPVSHMWVTKFLRTHGLVHDCPKLVILKSYPTIAVGGDPEGSRGLLAAMICHLAVFHPPDLLQIRVLMDDLDDPDWAWLKWLPHVQSQTEFDDAGPKRLVFTKPDGLADLTARGPHSADAPPSGPYVLVVDLTGGKAGFPVDGRAGVTVITKGNHRSGYRIKVNPDGSCEDRTASQPWREVTTVTDSVTPTSAGRLARKLAGWSITGTIIDKGTRVQKKVSSEWHHLVGARSVEEVTPRRWRMYSDTDQDRLRIPFGHQLKNGEIMHLDIKEGAEFGAGPHGMLIGTTGSGKSEFLRTLILSLVATHHPDQINLLLTDFKGGSTFLGMEKLPHTAAVVTNMEEEAELVGRMGEVLTGELDRRQNILRQAGMQVGAAGALSGVAEYEKYRERGADLPPLPTLFVVVDEFAELLQNHPDFIALFDRICRVGRSLRVHLLLATQSLNTGGARIDKLEPNLTYRIALRTTSSAESKAVIGTPEAQYITNKESGVGFLRVGMEDPVKFKSIYTGGTYVPTAAENDDGDDAPRVVAQNNFRIRPFTAAPMADSGIGR; encoded by the coding sequence ATGACAACCAAGAAGTTCACCCCATCGATGAAGCGCGGTCCGCGCCTGACCCCGGGTGAGATCAACGTGACGCCGCCCGACGACCTGGGCATCGAGATCCCCGCGTCCGGCATGCAGAAGGCGATGCCGTACGTCATGGGTGGCGGCATGCTCGGGATGATCGCGATCATGATCTTCACCGGCGTTCGTCAGCTGTCGCCGTACATGCTGATGATGCCGCTGATGATGATCATGGGCACCGTCGGCTACATGGCCAGCGGCGGTGGCGGCGGCAAGAAGGTGCCGGAGATCAATGAGGACCGCAAGGAGTATCTGCGGTACCTGGCCGGCCTGCGGACCCGCGTGACATCGTCGGCCGACGCGCAGGTCACCTTCTTCAGCTACCACGCGCCGCATCCCGAGGACCTGTTGTCCATCGTCGGCACCCAGCGGCAGTGGTCGCGCAGCGTCAGCGGCAACAACGCCGATTTCTTCATGGGTGCCCGCATCGGCATCGGCGCCCAGGCGGCGGTCGACCGGTTGCTCAAGCCGAACATCGGGTCGGACCTCGCGGGCCCGATGGCCGCGCCGCAGGCGCACCTGGAACCAGTCAGCCACATGTGGGTGACCAAGTTCCTGCGCACCCACGGTCTGGTGCACGACTGCCCGAAGCTGGTGATCCTCAAGAGCTACCCGACCATCGCAGTCGGTGGTGATCCGGAAGGGTCGCGCGGTTTGCTCGCCGCCATGATCTGTCATCTGGCGGTCTTCCATCCGCCGGACCTGCTCCAGATTCGCGTCCTGATGGACGATCTCGACGATCCCGATTGGGCGTGGCTCAAGTGGCTGCCCCACGTGCAGAGCCAGACCGAGTTCGACGATGCCGGACCCAAGCGCCTGGTGTTCACCAAGCCGGACGGGTTGGCCGATCTGACGGCGCGCGGTCCGCACAGCGCCGACGCACCGCCTTCCGGTCCCTACGTGCTGGTGGTCGACCTGACCGGCGGCAAAGCCGGCTTCCCGGTCGACGGCCGCGCGGGCGTCACCGTCATCACCAAGGGCAACCACCGGTCCGGCTACCGCATCAAGGTCAACCCCGACGGCTCATGTGAGGACCGCACGGCGTCCCAGCCATGGCGTGAGGTCACCACCGTGACCGACTCGGTGACCCCGACGTCGGCCGGTCGGTTGGCGCGCAAGCTCGCGGGCTGGTCCATCACCGGCACGATCATCGACAAGGGCACGCGCGTCCAGAAGAAGGTGTCGAGTGAATGGCACCACCTGGTTGGTGCCCGCTCGGTCGAGGAAGTGACGCCGCGGCGGTGGCGGATGTACTCGGATACGGATCAGGACCGGTTGCGGATTCCGTTCGGCCACCAGCTCAAAAATGGCGAGATCATGCATCTCGACATCAAGGAGGGCGCCGAGTTCGGTGCCGGTCCGCACGGCATGCTGATCGGTACGACGGGTTCCGGTAAGTCGGAATTCCTTCGTACCCTGATCCTTTCGCTCGTCGCGACGCACCATCCGGATCAGATCAACCTGCTGCTGACCGACTTCAAGGGTGGTTCGACCTTCCTGGGTATGGAGAAGTTGCCGCACACCGCGGCCGTCGTCACCAACATGGAAGAGGAAGCCGAACTCGTCGGCCGCATGGGCGAGGTGCTCACCGGTGAGCTGGACCGGCGGCAGAACATCCTGCGTCAGGCCGGTATGCAGGTCGGCGCGGCCGGTGCGCTGTCGGGCGTCGCCGAGTACGAGAAGTACCGCGAGCGCGGGGCCGATCTGCCGCCGCTCCCAACGCTTTTCGTCGTCGTCGACGAGTTCGCGGAGTTGCTGCAGAACCACCCGGACTTCATCGCACTGTTCGACCGCATCTGCCGCGTGGGCCGGTCGCTGCGCGTGCACCTGCTGCTGGCGACGCAGTCGCTGAACACCGGCGGTGCCCGCATCGACAAACTGGAGCCGAACCTGACGTACCGAATCGCGTTGCGTACCACCAGCTCCGCCGAATCCAAGGCGGTGATCGGTACGCCCGAGGCGCAGTACATCACCAACAAGGAGAGCGGCGTCGGCTTCCTCCGGGTCGGCATGGAGGATCCGGTCAAGTTCAAGAGCATCTACACCGGCGGCACCTATGTGCCGACGGCAGCGGAGAACGACGACGGTGACGACGCGCCGCGAGTGGTGGCGCAGAACAACTTCCGGATTCGCCCGTTCACCGCGGCGCCGATGGCAGATTCGGGGATCGGGCGATGA
- the eccA gene encoding type VII secretion AAA-ATPase EccA, producing the protein MSDQLAAMFNNAVGMLDTAPARSMQLFSEITSVDETACDAWIGRIRCGDTDRTTLFRAWYSRGNLGMLAGQAEVSLAQVNARVRIGGELGDITYPVNSPLALTLAFAVNEAAEGNYADALEAVEGAAVGGSEHLVAWVKAVIYTGGQRWTDVMEVLRGSESWPDAFLAGAAGVARGVAAANLGLFTEAKDKLTEANESPAGTACGRPIAWYLAMTFRDQGNEEGARRLLEWLQANFPEPKVTEALRDPNYRLTTTTAEKIAARSDKWDPNSVVADTSARDKMLGDAQAELDRQIGLAKVKEQIETYRAATQMAKIRAARGMKVAQQSKHMIFTGPPGTGKTTIARVVANILAGLGVIAEPKLVETSRKDFVGEYLGHTAVKTSKVIDRALGGVLFIDEAYTLIQDGLQGGDAFGSEAIDTLLARMENDRDRLVVIIAGYSSDIDRLLEANDGLRSRFATRIEFESYSPEEIVEIAKVIAKSNDSLINDEAAKQVLEAATTLYQHELNGKPAIDIAGNGRYARQLVEAGEQARDMRLARSMDIESLSVEALGEITGDDMASAISGVHRRLSIGE; encoded by the coding sequence ATGAGTGACCAACTCGCCGCCATGTTCAACAACGCCGTCGGCATGCTGGACACCGCACCGGCGCGCTCGATGCAGCTGTTCAGCGAGATTACGTCGGTCGACGAGACCGCGTGTGACGCCTGGATCGGGCGGATCCGCTGCGGCGACACCGACCGGACGACGTTGTTCCGCGCCTGGTACTCACGCGGCAACCTCGGCATGCTCGCCGGCCAGGCCGAGGTGTCGCTGGCGCAGGTCAACGCCCGGGTACGCATCGGCGGCGAGCTCGGTGACATCACCTACCCCGTGAACTCGCCGCTGGCGCTCACGCTGGCGTTCGCCGTCAACGAGGCCGCCGAGGGCAACTATGCCGACGCGCTGGAAGCCGTGGAGGGTGCGGCGGTCGGCGGTTCCGAGCATCTGGTGGCGTGGGTCAAGGCCGTCATCTACACCGGCGGCCAGCGCTGGACCGACGTCATGGAGGTGCTCCGGGGTTCGGAGAGCTGGCCGGACGCGTTCCTGGCCGGCGCGGCCGGCGTGGCCCGAGGTGTCGCGGCAGCCAACCTCGGCCTGTTCACCGAGGCCAAGGACAAGCTGACCGAAGCCAACGAGTCGCCGGCGGGCACGGCGTGCGGCCGGCCCATCGCGTGGTACCTGGCCATGACGTTCCGCGATCAGGGCAACGAAGAGGGCGCGCGGCGCCTGCTGGAATGGCTGCAGGCCAATTTCCCGGAGCCGAAAGTCACTGAGGCGCTTCGTGATCCGAACTATCGCCTGACGACCACCACGGCGGAGAAGATCGCGGCCCGCTCCGACAAGTGGGATCCCAACAGCGTGGTGGCGGACACCTCGGCGCGCGACAAGATGCTCGGCGATGCCCAGGCCGAACTGGACCGGCAGATCGGCCTGGCGAAGGTCAAAGAGCAGATCGAGACCTACCGCGCCGCAACGCAAATGGCGAAAATCCGGGCCGCGCGTGGCATGAAGGTCGCTCAGCAGTCCAAGCACATGATCTTCACCGGGCCGCCGGGAACCGGCAAGACCACCATCGCCCGCGTGGTCGCGAACATCCTGGCCGGCCTCGGCGTCATCGCCGAACCCAAGCTGGTCGAGACGTCCCGCAAGGACTTCGTCGGTGAGTACCTCGGCCACACCGCGGTGAAGACGTCGAAGGTCATCGACCGGGCGCTCGGCGGCGTGCTGTTCATCGACGAGGCCTACACCCTGATCCAGGACGGGCTGCAGGGCGGCGACGCCTTCGGCTCGGAGGCCATCGACACCTTGCTGGCCCGCATGGAGAACGACCGCGACCGGCTGGTCGTCATCATCGCCGGATACAGCTCGGACATCGACCGGCTGCTGGAAGCCAACGATGGTCTGCGTTCCCGGTTCGCCACCCGCATCGAGTTCGAGTCATACTCCCCCGAAGAGATCGTCGAGATCGCGAAAGTCATTGCCAAGAGCAATGATTCGCTGATCAACGACGAAGCGGCCAAGCAGGTGCTGGAAGCGGCCACCACGCTGTACCAGCACGAGCTGAACGGCAAGCCGGCCATCGACATCGCCGGTAACGGCCGCTACGCGCGACAGCTGGTCGAGGCCGGTGAGCAGGCCCGCGACATGCGCCTCGCCCGCTCGATGGACATCGAGAGTCTCAGCGTCGAGGCGCTCGGCGAGATCACCGGCGACGATATGGCTTCCGCGATCAGCGGGGTGCACCGGCGCCTGAGTATCGGCGAATAA